A genomic stretch from Caloenas nicobarica isolate bCalNic1 chromosome 3, bCalNic1.hap1, whole genome shotgun sequence includes:
- the ATF3 gene encoding cyclic AMP-dependent transcription factor ATF-3 isoform X1, protein MMVQHSGQVSALEVSASAIVPTLSPAGSLGFDDFTNLTPLVKEELRFAIQNKRQSHRMSSNLDTVTVSERPIETSIMKTEFSPEEDERKKRRRERNKIAAAKCRNKKKEKTECLQKESEKLETINAELKAQIEELKNEKQHLIYMLNLHRPTCIVRAQNGRTPEDERNLFIQQIKEGTLQG, encoded by the exons ATGATGGTCCAACACTCAGGCCAGGTATCTGCATTAGAAGTCAGCGCCTCCGCAATTGTTCCCACTTTGTCCCCTGCAGGGTCACTGGGGTTTGATGATTTCACAAATTTGACCCCACTGGTGAAAGAGGAACTGAGGTTCGCCATTCAGAATAAGCGTCAGTCCCACAGGATGTCTTCTAACTTGGACACGGTGACAGTTTCCGAAAGGCCAATTGAAACATCAATCATGAAAACAGAG TTTTCTCCTGAagaggatgaaagaaaaaagcgaagaagggaaaggaataaaattgctgctgcaaagtgccgaaacaaaaagaaggaaaaaacagaatgtTTGCAGAAA GAATCGGAAAAGCTGGAAACTATCAACGCAGAATTAAAAGCCCAGATCGAAGAGCTAAAGAATGAGAAGCAGCATTTGATATACATGCTAAATCTTCACAGGCCCACTTGTATAGTTCGGGCACAAAACGGAAGGACACCTGAAGACGAAAGGAATCTTTTTATTCAACAGATCAAAGAAGGCACATTACAAGGTTAA
- the ATF3 gene encoding cyclic AMP-dependent transcription factor ATF-3 isoform X2, producing MFREIELPEKWSLGFDDFTNLTPLVKEELRFAIQNKRQSHRMSSNLDTVTVSERPIETSIMKTEFSPEEDERKKRRRERNKIAAAKCRNKKKEKTECLQKESEKLETINAELKAQIEELKNEKQHLIYMLNLHRPTCIVRAQNGRTPEDERNLFIQQIKEGTLQG from the exons GGTCACTGGGGTTTGATGATTTCACAAATTTGACCCCACTGGTGAAAGAGGAACTGAGGTTCGCCATTCAGAATAAGCGTCAGTCCCACAGGATGTCTTCTAACTTGGACACGGTGACAGTTTCCGAAAGGCCAATTGAAACATCAATCATGAAAACAGAG TTTTCTCCTGAagaggatgaaagaaaaaagcgaagaagggaaaggaataaaattgctgctgcaaagtgccgaaacaaaaagaaggaaaaaacagaatgtTTGCAGAAA GAATCGGAAAAGCTGGAAACTATCAACGCAGAATTAAAAGCCCAGATCGAAGAGCTAAAGAATGAGAAGCAGCATTTGATATACATGCTAAATCTTCACAGGCCCACTTGTATAGTTCGGGCACAAAACGGAAGGACACCTGAAGACGAAAGGAATCTTTTTATTCAACAGATCAAAGAAGGCACATTACAAGGTTAA
- the ATF3 gene encoding cyclic AMP-dependent transcription factor ATF-3 isoform X3 — protein MSSNLDTVTVSERPIETSIMKTEFSPEEDERKKRRRERNKIAAAKCRNKKKEKTECLQKESEKLETINAELKAQIEELKNEKQHLIYMLNLHRPTCIVRAQNGRTPEDERNLFIQQIKEGTLQG, from the exons ATGTCTTCTAACTTGGACACGGTGACAGTTTCCGAAAGGCCAATTGAAACATCAATCATGAAAACAGAG TTTTCTCCTGAagaggatgaaagaaaaaagcgaagaagggaaaggaataaaattgctgctgcaaagtgccgaaacaaaaagaaggaaaaaacagaatgtTTGCAGAAA GAATCGGAAAAGCTGGAAACTATCAACGCAGAATTAAAAGCCCAGATCGAAGAGCTAAAGAATGAGAAGCAGCATTTGATATACATGCTAAATCTTCACAGGCCCACTTGTATAGTTCGGGCACAAAACGGAAGGACACCTGAAGACGAAAGGAATCTTTTTATTCAACAGATCAAAGAAGGCACATTACAAGGTTAA